From Streptomyces sp. NBC_01754, a single genomic window includes:
- a CDS encoding ABC transporter substrate-binding protein — protein MSIRRSCALAGAVSVALVLAGCGSSSQGGSDASEKGTTRVFAADNGKITIPADPQRVVATGYAVPALIEAGAPLVGISSWQRGEPMMSKEDLATYKKLTKVAGEQAAETNYEAVAEAEPDLIVIGVPAPVLGDIDVKRLESIAPVVAIGPTVPSAWRDLSRKQADAAGALEKFDAGQKAYEAKAAGLAAKYKDVLPQLELAHVGAYGEVAKGTFQREFNGSWGTNIAEDLGATYYGEVKEPGPGSRAVSEYPSIEEVPAAFGEADALTYSVNADGSVPEAVRYVLDSKLWKNLPAVKAGKTFPLRYTEAATYGQAMNTLDAIDTSLAPLLKR, from the coding sequence ATGTCCATACGCAGATCCTGCGCCCTGGCCGGCGCCGTGTCCGTGGCCCTGGTCCTGGCCGGATGCGGGTCCTCGTCCCAGGGTGGATCGGACGCCTCGGAGAAGGGCACGACGCGAGTGTTCGCCGCGGACAACGGGAAGATCACCATCCCGGCCGATCCTCAGCGCGTGGTGGCCACCGGCTACGCCGTGCCCGCCCTGATCGAAGCCGGCGCGCCGCTGGTCGGGATCTCGTCCTGGCAGCGCGGCGAGCCGATGATGAGCAAGGAGGACCTGGCCACCTACAAGAAGCTCACCAAGGTGGCGGGCGAGCAGGCGGCCGAGACCAACTACGAGGCCGTCGCCGAGGCCGAGCCCGACCTGATCGTCATCGGTGTGCCCGCCCCCGTGCTCGGCGACATCGACGTCAAGCGGCTGGAGTCGATCGCTCCGGTCGTGGCCATCGGCCCGACCGTGCCGTCCGCCTGGCGCGACCTGTCCCGTAAGCAGGCCGACGCCGCGGGAGCCCTCGAGAAGTTCGACGCCGGTCAGAAGGCGTACGAGGCCAAGGCCGCCGGGCTGGCGGCGAAGTACAAGGACGTGCTGCCCCAGCTCGAGCTGGCACACGTCGGTGCCTACGGCGAGGTCGCCAAGGGCACCTTCCAGCGGGAGTTCAACGGTTCCTGGGGGACCAACATCGCCGAGGACCTCGGCGCCACGTACTACGGCGAGGTCAAGGAGCCGGGTCCGGGCTCGCGCGCGGTCAGCGAGTACCCGTCCATCGAGGAAGTCCCTGCCGCCTTCGGTGAGGCCGACGCCCTGACGTACTCGGTCAACGCCGACGGCAGCGTCCCCGAGGCGGTGCGCTACGTCCTCGACTCGAAGCTGTGGAAGAACCTGCCCGCCGTCAAGGCCGGGAAGACCTTCCCGCTCCGTTACACCGAGGCCGCGACCTACGGCCAGGCCATGAACACCCTGGACGCGATCGACACGTCGCTCGCTCCGCTGCTGAAGCGGTGA
- a CDS encoding FecCD family ABC transporter permease produces the protein MTVAGHASGPGGGRRAAAGQIGLLVGGLVLLASVAVLSMGVGARHVPPGEVVRALLDYQGTDDHVIVRDVRGPRSLLAVAVGAALAVSGALIQTLARNPLAEPGILGVTAGAGFAITVGSAFGLVAGQAGQLGFAVVGSVLAALLVAAVGRRSPLRLVLTGVALTAVLSGVTLGMRLMLPDVFDVYRFWSVGSLAAREQAPLALPLTAIVVCLFGALLLSRALNALTLGETVAHTLGAGVGRVRTAALVLITVLCAAATAVAGPILFVGLIVPHLVRRPAAGSVPWLILYTMVLGPVLLLIADIGSRVLLPSGEVPVGIVTAFLGGPVLIWAVRRYGAGTL, from the coding sequence GTGACCGTCGCGGGTCACGCGTCGGGACCGGGGGGAGGCAGACGAGCGGCCGCCGGACAGATCGGCCTGCTCGTCGGGGGGTTGGTGCTGCTGGCGTCGGTGGCCGTGCTCAGCATGGGCGTCGGCGCCCGCCACGTCCCCCCGGGCGAGGTCGTGCGCGCGTTGCTGGACTACCAGGGCACCGACGACCACGTGATCGTGCGTGACGTCCGGGGGCCCCGCTCGCTGCTGGCAGTCGCGGTGGGCGCCGCCCTCGCGGTGTCGGGTGCGCTGATCCAGACCCTGGCCCGCAACCCGCTGGCCGAACCCGGCATCCTCGGGGTCACCGCGGGCGCCGGGTTCGCCATCACCGTCGGCTCGGCGTTCGGGCTCGTCGCCGGGCAGGCGGGCCAACTCGGCTTCGCCGTCGTCGGATCCGTACTCGCGGCGCTGCTGGTGGCCGCCGTCGGACGGCGTTCGCCGCTGCGCCTGGTGCTCACCGGAGTCGCCCTGACCGCCGTCCTGAGCGGTGTGACGCTGGGCATGCGGCTGATGCTCCCGGACGTCTTCGACGTCTACCGGTTCTGGTCGGTCGGATCGCTGGCAGCCCGCGAACAGGCACCGCTGGCACTGCCGTTGACCGCGATCGTGGTGTGCCTGTTCGGGGCGCTGCTGCTGAGCAGGGCGCTCAACGCGCTGACGCTGGGCGAGACCGTGGCGCACACCCTGGGCGCGGGAGTCGGCCGGGTACGGACCGCCGCGCTGGTGCTGATCACCGTGCTCTGCGCGGCGGCGACGGCGGTGGCCGGGCCGATCCTCTTCGTCGGACTGATCGTGCCCCACCTGGTACGCAGACCGGCGGCGGGCTCGGTGCCCTGGCTGATCCTCTACACGATGGTGCTGGGGCCTGTGCTGCTCCTGATCGCCGACATCGGGTCACGGGTGCTGCTGCCCAGCGGCGAGGTCCCGGTGGGCATCGTGACCGCGTTCCTCGGCGGCCCCGTGCTGATCTGGGCGGTTCGCCGCTACGGGGCGGGAACACTGTGA
- a CDS encoding FecCD family ABC transporter permease, producing the protein MNVLGLKTERRTAVLVTVMVVLMPALGLVGLCYGASWASPGKVFAVLTGTENSVVIRDWRLPRVLAGLVFGAALGVSGAIFQNLTRNPMGSPDIIGLDAGAYTGALVALTVLSGTSVQLAAGSVLGGLLVAAAIYLLAYERGFSGLRLVVIGIAVNAMVTAINSWIVLRAELEVAIAAVGWNAGSLNGVGWEDVGLPFAVIALLLILMTTRAHAMHQASLGDAVATTTGVGLNRLRLLMVLVGVGCTATVTAVAGPIAFIALAAPQIGRRLAGAPGVPLLPAALTGAVLLQGADLLAQMLLAPVALPVGVVSTAIGGCYLIWLLTKEVRRA; encoded by the coding sequence GTGAACGTACTCGGACTGAAGACCGAACGCCGTACTGCGGTCCTGGTCACGGTCATGGTCGTCCTGATGCCGGCCCTGGGCCTGGTCGGGCTCTGCTACGGGGCCTCCTGGGCCTCCCCGGGCAAGGTGTTCGCCGTCCTGACCGGCACGGAGAACTCCGTGGTGATCCGGGACTGGCGGCTGCCTCGCGTGCTGGCCGGCCTCGTCTTCGGCGCCGCGCTCGGGGTGTCCGGGGCGATCTTCCAGAACCTCACCCGCAACCCGATGGGCAGCCCGGACATCATCGGCCTCGACGCGGGCGCCTACACCGGTGCGCTGGTCGCCCTCACCGTGCTGTCGGGCACGTCCGTGCAACTGGCCGCCGGCTCGGTGCTCGGCGGGCTGCTCGTCGCTGCCGCGATCTACCTGCTGGCCTACGAACGGGGCTTCTCCGGACTGCGGTTGGTCGTGATCGGGATCGCGGTCAACGCGATGGTGACCGCGATCAACTCGTGGATCGTGCTCCGTGCCGAGCTGGAGGTGGCGATCGCCGCCGTCGGCTGGAACGCGGGCTCACTCAACGGCGTGGGCTGGGAGGACGTGGGGCTTCCCTTCGCGGTGATCGCCCTGCTGCTGATCCTGATGACCACGCGGGCGCACGCCATGCACCAGGCCTCGCTCGGCGACGCGGTCGCCACGACCACCGGGGTCGGGCTCAACCGGCTGCGGCTGCTGATGGTGCTGGTCGGAGTCGGCTGCACGGCCACGGTGACCGCGGTGGCCGGACCGATCGCGTTCATCGCCCTGGCGGCCCCGCAGATCGGCCGCAGGCTCGCCGGCGCGCCCGGTGTGCCGCTGCTCCCGGCCGCGCTGACCGGGGCGGTTCTGCTCCAAGGCGCCGATCTGCTCGCCCAGATGCTGCTGGCGCCCGTCGCGCTGCCCGTGGGAGTGGTGAGTACCGCGATCGGCGGCTGCTATCTGATCTGGCTGCTGACCAAGGAGGTGCGGCGCGCGTGA
- a CDS encoding ABC transporter ATP-binding protein has product MRARLNARDITLRYGDRVVSTRLSLDIPDGSFTAVVGPNACGKSTLLRALVRLLRPENGQVELDGREVGDYAPKALARQLGFLPQDPLAPDDIKVRQLVSRGRFPHQSLLALWSAQDEEAVTEAMSAAGVADLAGRPVQELSGGQRQRVWTAMVLAQRTSYLLLDEPTSFLDITHQYQLLGLLARLRDEGRTVIAVLHDINQACRFADHLVAMRDGRVVAEGVPGDVVDAALIKDVFDLPSIIVPDPVTGTPMVVPTLHAE; this is encoded by the coding sequence GTGAGAGCACGCCTGAACGCACGGGACATCACCCTGCGCTACGGAGACCGGGTCGTGTCCACACGGCTGAGCCTCGACATCCCCGACGGCTCGTTCACCGCCGTCGTGGGGCCCAACGCCTGTGGGAAGTCAACTCTGTTGCGCGCGCTGGTCCGGCTGCTGCGCCCCGAGAACGGGCAGGTGGAGCTCGACGGCCGTGAGGTCGGCGACTACGCGCCCAAGGCACTGGCCAGACAACTCGGCTTCCTGCCGCAGGATCCACTGGCCCCCGACGACATCAAGGTCCGTCAGCTCGTGAGCCGGGGACGGTTCCCGCACCAGTCGCTGCTGGCGCTGTGGTCGGCGCAGGACGAGGAGGCCGTCACCGAGGCGATGTCCGCCGCCGGTGTCGCGGACCTCGCCGGCCGGCCGGTGCAGGAGCTGTCCGGCGGGCAGCGGCAACGGGTGTGGACGGCCATGGTGCTGGCCCAGCGGACGTCGTACCTGCTGCTCGACGAACCGACGTCGTTCCTCGACATCACCCACCAGTACCAGTTGCTCGGACTGCTGGCCAGGCTGCGGGACGAGGGCCGCACGGTGATCGCCGTCCTGCACGACATCAACCAGGCGTGCCGGTTCGCCGACCACCTGGTCGCCATGAGGGACGGCAGGGTGGTCGCCGAGGGGGTACCGGGGGACGTCGTGGACGCCGCGCTGATCAAGGACGTCTTCGACCTGCCGAGCATCATCGTCCCCGACCCGGTGACCGGCACGCCGATGGTCGTACCCACACTGCACGCCGAGTAG
- a CDS encoding ABC transporter permease has translation MRRLRSRAAGPRAPIALAVPALLAIAFLLLPLLGILARTSWRDLGTHLTGSETTEALKLSLVVSGWALGLSVVLGVPLAWLLARVDFPGKAFVRTLVLLPMVLPPTVGGVALLLAFGRRGLLGPWLEDSFGLTLPFHTSGAVLAATFVAMPFLIISLEGALGGLRPRYEETAASLGASPTRVFFTVTLPMVAPGLAAGAALTWARALGEFGATITFAGNLPGTTQTLPLQVYLLLQDSPEAATSVSLLLLAIAMAVLIALRGRWTGTPSIAPAQRRTPADDSGPAPRPGEHPVPAETSGSDGTGESWPLHATVTGFNDLTLDADAGTTIAVVGPNGAGKTTLLRALLGLTPRAHAELRLGDTDVTAFPAHRRGVAWVPQDGALFPHMNALANTAYGLRAHGVPRAEARRSAQEWLDRLGVGHLAHRRPAEISGGQAQRVALARALGARPRLLLLDEPLAALDQTTRAHVRHTLRRHLDGFGGVCLIVTHDPVEAVALADRVLVLDDGRALQDAPPTEVTRHPRSPWVARMLGRNAWPGTATDEGVQLTGGGTLVAADRLPSGTDSLAIIAPEAVSVHRYRPSGSPRNVWPGTVREITTSGSRLRLLITSDQVPDLVAEVTPQAVAELGLAEGTPVWTSVKATEATVVAL, from the coding sequence TTGAGACGCCTCCGCAGCCGCGCCGCCGGCCCGCGCGCGCCGATCGCCCTGGCGGTCCCCGCGCTGCTGGCCATCGCCTTCCTGCTGCTCCCGCTGCTCGGGATCCTCGCCCGCACCTCCTGGCGCGATCTGGGCACTCATCTGACCGGTTCCGAGACGACGGAGGCGCTGAAGCTCTCCCTGGTCGTGTCCGGCTGGGCCCTGGGCCTCTCCGTCGTCCTCGGCGTCCCCCTGGCCTGGCTGCTGGCCCGCGTCGACTTCCCCGGCAAGGCGTTCGTCCGCACCCTCGTGCTCCTGCCGATGGTGCTGCCGCCGACCGTCGGCGGCGTCGCCCTCCTCCTGGCCTTCGGCCGTCGCGGGCTGCTGGGCCCGTGGCTGGAGGACAGCTTCGGGCTGACGCTGCCCTTCCACACCTCCGGCGCGGTCCTGGCCGCGACCTTCGTCGCGATGCCGTTCCTGATCATCAGCCTCGAGGGAGCGCTGGGGGGACTGCGCCCCCGCTACGAGGAGACCGCGGCCTCCCTGGGGGCCTCACCGACACGGGTGTTCTTCACCGTCACCCTGCCCATGGTCGCCCCCGGCCTCGCCGCCGGCGCCGCGCTGACCTGGGCACGGGCCCTGGGAGAGTTCGGCGCGACCATCACCTTCGCCGGGAACCTCCCCGGGACCACGCAGACCCTCCCGCTCCAGGTCTACCTGCTCCTCCAGGACAGTCCGGAAGCCGCCACCTCGGTGTCCCTGCTCCTGCTGGCCATCGCCATGGCCGTACTGATCGCGCTGCGGGGACGCTGGACCGGTACCCCGAGCATCGCGCCCGCACAGCGGCGGACTCCGGCGGACGATTCCGGGCCCGCCCCGCGACCGGGCGAACACCCCGTCCCGGCTGAGACGTCCGGCTCCGACGGCACCGGGGAGAGCTGGCCGCTCCACGCCACCGTCACCGGGTTCAACGACCTCACCCTCGACGCGGACGCCGGAACCACCATCGCGGTCGTCGGGCCCAACGGCGCGGGCAAGACCACCCTGCTGCGCGCGCTGCTCGGGCTCACCCCGCGCGCCCACGCCGAACTCCGGCTGGGCGACACCGACGTCACCGCGTTCCCCGCGCACCGCAGAGGCGTGGCCTGGGTCCCGCAGGACGGCGCCCTCTTTCCCCATATGAACGCCCTGGCCAACACGGCGTACGGGCTGCGCGCCCACGGTGTCCCGCGCGCCGAAGCACGCCGCAGCGCCCAGGAGTGGCTGGACCGCCTCGGCGTGGGACACCTCGCGCACCGCAGACCGGCTGAGATCTCCGGAGGCCAGGCGCAGCGTGTGGCCCTCGCCCGGGCGCTGGGCGCCCGTCCGCGGCTGCTCCTGCTCGACGAACCGCTCGCCGCCCTCGACCAGACCACCCGCGCCCACGTGCGGCACACCCTTCGCCGCCATCTCGACGGCTTCGGCGGCGTGTGCCTGATCGTCACTCACGATCCCGTCGAAGCCGTCGCACTCGCCGACCGGGTCCTCGTCCTCGACGACGGACGGGCACTTCAGGACGCCCCGCCCACCGAGGTCACCCGTCATCCCCGCTCGCCCTGGGTCGCCCGTATGCTCGGCCGCAACGCCTGGCCGGGCACCGCCACCGACGAGGGTGTCCAGCTCACGGGCGGCGGCACCCTCGTCGCGGCGGACCGTCTCCCGTCCGGCACGGACTCGCTCGCGATCATCGCTCCGGAGGCCGTCTCCGTGCACCGGTACAGGCCCTCCGGCAGCCCCCGCAACGTCTGGCCGGGCACCGTACGGGAGATCACCACCAGCGGAAGCCGACTGCGTCTCCTGATCACCTCGGACCAGGTGCCGGACCTCGTCGCGGAGGTCACTCCGCAGGCCGTCGCCGAACTGGGCCTGGCCGAAGGGACTCCCGTCTGGACCAGCGTCAAGGCGACCGAAGCGACCGTCGTCGCCCTGTGA
- the modA gene encoding molybdate ABC transporter substrate-binding protein, translated as MSFTSTRRRTAATMLTAALLVPLAACGSDDEKDSGAGATASGSGAPKADLTVLAAASLTDVFKTAGAAYEKEHTGTKVTFSFAGSQELAAQVKQGAPADALVTADTKTMDGLASDTGTPTVIAKNRLVIATAKGNPEKVESLKDLADARLKVVLAAPEVPVGRYGQQILDAQKIEVKPVSQEPNVRAVLSKVELGEADAGLVYKTDAATATDKVEAIDIPDAQNAVASYPAATLKTSKNSEAAAAFVAWLSSPEAQKFLADAGFQQP; from the coding sequence ATGTCCTTCACCTCCACCAGACGCCGGACCGCGGCCACGATGCTCACGGCGGCCCTCCTCGTCCCGCTGGCCGCCTGCGGCAGCGACGACGAGAAGGACTCGGGCGCGGGCGCCACGGCCTCCGGCTCGGGCGCGCCGAAGGCCGACCTGACGGTTCTGGCGGCGGCCTCGCTCACCGACGTGTTCAAGACGGCCGGCGCCGCGTACGAGAAGGAACACACCGGAACCAAGGTGACGTTCTCGTTCGCCGGCTCTCAGGAACTGGCCGCCCAGGTCAAGCAGGGCGCGCCCGCGGACGCTCTGGTCACGGCGGACACCAAGACGATGGACGGCCTGGCGTCCGACACCGGGACGCCCACCGTCATCGCGAAGAACCGCCTGGTCATCGCCACGGCCAAGGGCAACCCCGAGAAGGTCGAGAGCCTCAAGGACCTCGCCGATGCCCGGCTGAAGGTCGTCCTCGCGGCACCCGAGGTCCCGGTCGGGCGCTACGGGCAGCAGATCCTGGACGCGCAGAAGATCGAGGTGAAGCCGGTCTCCCAGGAGCCCAACGTCCGCGCCGTCCTCAGCAAGGTCGAACTCGGTGAGGCCGACGCAGGTCTTGTGTACAAGACGGACGCGGCCACGGCCACCGACAAGGTCGAAGCCATCGACATCCCGGACGCGCAGAACGCCGTCGCCTCGTATCCGGCGGCGACCCTGAAGACCTCGAAGAACAGCGAGGCGGCGGCCGCCTTCGTGGCCTGGCTGTCGAGTCCCGAGGCCCAGAAGTTCCTCGCCGACGCAGGCTTCCAGCAGCCGTAA
- a CDS encoding TOBE domain-containing protein — MQSYTIGQAARLLGVSPDTVRRWADAGRVATHREESGRRLIDGRDLAAFSVEVAQNGPGEDDPSYTSARNAFPGIVTAVKLGDVAAQVEIQAGPHRLVSLLTREAVEELGLEVGMEATARVKSTSVHIDRT; from the coding sequence ATGCAGTCCTACACCATCGGGCAGGCCGCTCGTCTGCTCGGAGTCAGCCCGGACACGGTCCGCCGCTGGGCGGACGCCGGACGCGTCGCCACCCACCGCGAGGAGAGCGGTCGCCGTCTCATCGACGGCCGGGACCTGGCCGCGTTCTCCGTCGAGGTTGCCCAGAACGGCCCCGGCGAGGACGACCCTTCCTACACCTCGGCCCGCAACGCGTTCCCGGGCATCGTCACCGCGGTCAAACTCGGCGACGTCGCCGCCCAGGTCGAGATCCAGGCCGGCCCGCACCGCCTCGTCTCGCTCCTGACCCGGGAAGCGGTCGAGGAGCTGGGACTCGAGGTCGGCATGGAGGCCACCGCCCGTGTGAAGTCGACCAGCGTGCACATCGACCGCACCTGA